A stretch of the Capsicum annuum cultivar UCD-10X-F1 chromosome 8, UCD10Xv1.1, whole genome shotgun sequence genome encodes the following:
- the LOC107879355 gene encoding putative exopolyphosphatase (The RefSeq protein has 7 substitutions, 4 frameshifts and aligns at 99% coverage compared to this genomic sequence) produces MSTNLPIPPKTTSIPARNATNDNLFAAVDIGTNSFKLLIVRADPSTGRFLAVDRFKERVLLGLDTTTTTTTSATISTASLLRATTALRNFQKLLQSRRVPSSHSRFVATSAVREASNQSQFLQSIDETLGLKVDVLSGLEEARLIYQGILQFHPVHDRTVLTIDIGGGSTEFVIGKEGNILFSISLALGHVTLAQKFPQVTEMREHIKFIIRASGLKEKVKLYDIDNVIGSSGTILGILRRRFSMAMQVHVECIFEENKRDWSFTADELKGLVEMLSKEERSGGKVRKQSFFKKSLKFVVAGAVLLEEIFEELKLEEMEVSGYALGEGVIAEKLGEAFDNYDPRANARWRSIVRLGTRFNNKQRMKSAALCFSVAKEMFDGLKNRHELGNGSDGFVVSVEDKDLEFLEAACLLQKIGLCVGKKGYHKQSYHIIMNGDHLHGYNDTEVKLIALLVRHHRKKLPEYDDVVPDELTEEMRGKFRILCAILRVSAAVEKLQLANIDNVEFSHTCEGYKLVLEAGNLPFPGNELPSVEDFEAELGAELEHFRMVFLERLSIAVTSSTSA; encoded by the exons ATGTCGACCAATCTCCCAATTCCTCCCAAAACAACCTCAATTCCCGCCAGGAATGCCACCAATGACAACCTATTCGCCGCCGTAGACATCGGCACTAACTCCTTCAAGCTCCTCATAGTTCGGGCCGACCCTTCCACCGGCCGTTTCCTCGCCGTCGATCGGTTCAAGGAAAGAGTCCTCCTCGGCCTTGATACTACTACCTCCGCCACTACCTCCGCCACTATCTCCACCGCCTCCCTACTACGCGCCACCACAGCACTTCGAAACTTCCAGAAGCTTCTCCAATCCCGTCGCGTTCCTTCCTCCCATTCTCGCTTCGTAGCAACTTCTGCTGTTCGAGAAGCTTCCAATCAATCACAGTTTCTTCAatctattgatgaaaccctaggcCTGAAAGTTGATGTGCTCTCCGGTCTCGAAGAGGCTCGCCTTATTTACCAAGGTATACTTCAATTTCATCCTGTTCATGACCGTACAGTGCTTACAATTGACATAGGAGGTGGCTCTACTGAGTTCGTAATTGGAAAAGAGGGGAATATTTTGTTCTCTATTTCACTAGCACTGGGACATGTCACTTTAGCTCAAAAATTTCCACAAGTTACAGAAATGCGGGAACATATTAAGTTTATAATCCGTGCCTCG CTTAAA GAGAAGGTTAAGCTTTATGATATTGATAAAGTGATTGGTTCATCGGGGACGA TAGGAATATTGAGAAGGCGATTTTCCATGGCTATGCAAG ATGTGGAGTGCATATTTGAGGAAAATAAGAGGGATTGGAGTTTTACAGCGGACGAATTGAAGGGCTTGGTGGAGATGTTGAGTAAGGAAGAGAGAAGTGGAGGGAAGGTTCGAAAGCAGAGTTTTTTCAAGAAGAGCTTAAAATTTGTTGTGGCAGGGGCAGTTTTATTGGAGGAAATATTTGAGGAGCTTAAGCTTGAGGAGATGGAGGTTTCTGGGTATGCATTAGGAGAGGGTGTGATTGCAGAGAAGTTAGGAGAGGCTTTTGATAATTATGATCCGAGGGCTAACGCGAGGTGGAGGTCTATAGTGAGGCTCGGGGCAAGGTTTAATAATAAGCAGCGCATGAAATCTGCTGCATTATGCTTTAGTGTTGCGAAG GAGATGTTTGATGGTTTGAAAAACAGGCATGAATTAGGCAATGGTTCTGATGGATTCGTTGTATCTGTGGAGGATAAAgatcttgagtttcttgaggcAGCTTGTTTGCTTCAAAAAATCGGTCTTTGCGTTGGTAAAAAGGGCTATCATAAGCAATCTTACCATATAATAATG AATGGCGATCATCTGCATGGTTATAATGACACAGAGGTTAAG TTAATAGCTCTACTCGTGCGGCACCACAGAAAGAAACTTCCTGAATACGATCATGTGGTGCCTGATGAATTAACAGAAGAG ATGAGAGGGAAATTCAGAATTCTTTGTGCTATTCTACGTGTATCTGCTGCAGTGGAGAAACTTCAGCTGGCCAACATCGACAATGTGGAATTCTCACATACTTGTGAAGGATATAAATTG
- the LOC107864311 gene encoding protein TRIGALACTOSYLDIACYLGLYCEROL 1, chloroplastic, whose product MQAASHCYPLLHFSGRGRSSKLSNHTSVKFLSLNRIPQKFDFNVGAQIQKVLKPSKLKRFCVIPNSNDGYPSLSVSEEDTTTSEKDTSTVEEWENGGETFLSKWSPPRYLWRGLSVLILAGQVIVRIIKGKIHWRNTLQQLERVGPKSVGVCLLIAAFVGMASTIQFVREFTRLGLNRSVGGVLALAFSRELSPVVTSIVVAGCIGSAFAAELGTMQVSEQTDTLRVLGANPVDYLVTPRVIASCIALPFWTLMCFTVGMASSAFLADGVYGISINIILDSAQRALRSWDLVSAMIKSQVFGAIISIISCAWGVTTMGGAKGVGESTTSAVVLSLLGIFVADFALSYCFFQGAGDSLKNCVTFLVFFIY is encoded by the exons ATGCAAGCAGCTTCTCATTGCTATCCTCTTCTTCACTTTTCTGGAAG AGGCAGGTCTAGTAAATTGAGTAATCACACAAGTGTAAAATTTTTGAGCTTGAACCGGATTCCCCAGAAATTTGACTTTAATGTAGGAGCTCAGATCCAGAAGGTTCTAAAACCTTCCAAACTGAAAAGGTTCTGTGTGATTCCTAACTCTAATGATGGTTATCCAAGTCTCTCTGTCTCTGAAGAGGACACAACGACATCTGAAAAAGACACATCTACGGTGGAAGAATGGGAAAATGGTGGAGAAACGTTCTTGAGTAAGTGGTCACCTCCCAGGTACTTATGGAGGGGATTATCAGTTCTTATCTTGGCAGGGCAGGTTATTGTTAGGATCATAAAGGGTAAAATCCACTGGAGGAATACTCTTCAGCAGTTGGAAAGAGTTGGACCTAAATCAGTGGGTGTATGTTTGTTAATTGCAGCTTTTGTTGGCATGGCCTCCACTATCCAGTTTGTTAGAGAATTCACTAGATTAGGGTTGAATAGATCTGTTGGTGGAGTTTTGGCCCTTGCCTTTTCAAGAGAGCTAAGTCCAGTTGTCACATCAATTGTAGTTGCTGGGTGTATCGGTAGTGCATTTGCTGCAGAACTGGGTACAATGCAGGTATCTGAGCAGACGGACACACTTAGAGTTCTTGGTGCAAATCCTGTTGATTATTTGGTGACACCAAGAGTGATTGCTTCCTGCATTGCCTTACCATTTTGGACCCTAATGTGCTTTACTGTTGGAATGGCATCCAGCGCCTTTTTAGCTGATGGTGTTTATGGAATTAGCATAAACATAATTTTGGATTCTGCTCAGAGAGCTCTTAGATCATGGGACCTTGTCAGTGCGATGATTAAATCACAGGTGTTTGGTGCTATTATATCTATCATAAGCTGTGCTTGGGGAGTCACCACAATGGGAGGTGCCAAAGGGGTTGGAGAGTCTACTACTTCAGCGGTAGTTTTATCTCTTCTTGGCATATTCGTAGCTGACTTTGCTCTCTCTTATTGTTTCTTCCAGGGTGCTGGTGATTCCCTGAAGAACTGTGTAACATTTCTCGTGTTTTTCATTTATTGA